The following coding sequences lie in one Flavobacteriales bacterium genomic window:
- a CDS encoding HutD family protein, with protein sequence MNITILSKSDYITSNWSGGSTTQLFISPATASYAERNFDFRISSAKVEVAASTFTQLPNINRKLMVLEGEITVTHENHHSKTLKQFDTDTFSGDWKTTAIGTCTDFNLMTKECINSELSYLSLEANQSKNIELDNTFDTVCFYLHSGSLIAEINSKMYELKKESLLVLTNVSNCSFLLRAHKRSNVIISKISH encoded by the coding sequence ATGAATATTACGATACTATCTAAATCAGACTACATCACCTCAAACTGGTCGGGCGGTAGCACCACTCAATTGTTTATTTCTCCAGCAACGGCTTCTTATGCCGAACGCAACTTCGATTTTCGGATAAGTTCTGCCAAAGTTGAAGTTGCAGCATCTACATTCACCCAGTTACCCAACATAAACCGTAAACTAATGGTGTTAGAAGGTGAAATAACCGTAACACACGAAAATCACCACAGCAAAACCCTAAAACAATTTGATACCGATACTTTTAGTGGCGATTGGAAAACAACTGCCATAGGTACTTGTACCGATTTTAACTTAATGACAAAAGAGTGCATTAACAGTGAATTGAGTTATTTATCACTAGAAGCCAATCAGAGTAAGAACATTGAACTCGACAATACTTTTGATACCGTTTGTTTTTATCTACACTCGGGCAGCTTAATTGCTGAAATCAACAGCAAAATGTACGAGCTTAAAAAAGAAAGTTTACTGGTTTTAACCAACGTAAGCAATTGTTCCTTTCTTTTGCGGGCACACAAACGTAGCAATGTTATTATTTCAAAAATAAGCCACTAA
- a CDS encoding class I SAM-dependent methyltransferase — translation MNKLLLIILTTALIACKNEHQHHEAEHEEHAHHDGHNSANEHMHENSTQELIQRFDSPERDAYQQPAKVLEYLGNLKGLKILDIGAGSGYFSFKLLNAGATVIAGDVNEEFLAHIKHKKETEFDNNANLELRKLPFDSPALQAQEVDKVLIVNTYHHIENRVAYFSQVLKGLKPGGELVVIDFFKKELPVGPPVDHKIDQETVKKELTEAGFTNIEINTNLLEYQYIIRAK, via the coding sequence ATGAACAAACTACTACTCATCATCTTAACCACAGCATTAATCGCTTGTAAAAACGAACACCAACACCACGAGGCAGAACACGAAGAACATGCTCACCACGACGGGCACAACAGTGCTAACGAACACATGCACGAAAACTCTACCCAAGAGTTGATACAAAGGTTTGACTCGCCCGAACGTGATGCTTACCAACAACCAGCTAAAGTACTGGAGTATTTGGGCAACCTAAAAGGGCTTAAAATATTAGACATTGGTGCTGGCTCGGGTTATTTTAGTTTTAAACTGCTTAACGCTGGTGCTACCGTAATTGCTGGCGATGTAAACGAGGAGTTTTTAGCTCACATCAAACACAAAAAAGAAACGGAATTCGACAACAATGCTAACCTAGAGTTACGCAAATTGCCTTTCGACTCACCTGCTCTACAAGCACAAGAAGTAGACAAGGTACTGATTGTAAACACTTACCACCACATCGAAAACCGAGTGGCTTATTTTAGTCAAGTGCTAAAAGGCTTAAAACCCGGTGGCGAATTGGTAGTTATCGATTTCTTTAAAAAAGAATTGCCTGTTGGTCCGCCTGTAGACCATAAAATTGACCAAGAAACGGTTAAAAAAGAGCTGACCGAAGCAGGTTTTACCAACATCGAAATCAATACCAATTTATTGGAATACCAATACATTATTAGAGCCAAATAA
- a CDS encoding class I SAM-dependent rRNA methyltransferase, which translates to MELPTIVLSKDKEKSIERKHPWVFSGAIHKIINEPPQLPENGELVKVVDSKNLFLALGHFSDGTIAVRIISFIEQEINQDFWNKKIKAAYQVRESLNLTNNPTTNMYRLIHAEGDGLPGLIIDYYNGTAVIQCHSIGMYNYRNNIVEALKKTYPKKDLIAIYDKSAESLAKNNPVSSTGQNSFTNEYLYQASEPNLVGLENNCAFNLDWINGQKTGFFLDQRENRKLLGEFSKNKKVLNTFCYSGGFSVYALKAGAKLVHSVDSSQKAIDLTNQNITLNKLKNHESITSDTLSFLKQNTEDYDIIILDPPAYAKSQKAKHNAIQGYKRLNAMALKQIKSGGILFTFSCSQVVNRKLFYDTIMAAAIEVGRNVKVLHHLSQPADHPVSIFHPEGEYLKGLVLFVE; encoded by the coding sequence ATGGAACTACCAACTATTGTACTGAGTAAAGACAAAGAAAAATCGATTGAACGCAAGCATCCTTGGGTTTTTTCTGGTGCTATTCACAAAATAATTAACGAACCACCGCAATTACCAGAAAATGGCGAATTGGTTAAAGTGGTTGATTCTAAAAACTTGTTTTTAGCTTTGGGTCATTTTAGTGATGGGACAATAGCGGTGAGGATTATTTCTTTTATCGAGCAAGAGATTAACCAAGACTTTTGGAACAAAAAAATTAAAGCGGCTTATCAAGTTCGAGAAAGCTTAAACTTAACCAACAATCCAACTACCAATATGTATCGTTTAATACATGCTGAAGGCGATGGCTTACCAGGTTTAATTATTGATTATTACAACGGAACAGCAGTTATTCAATGCCACAGTATTGGCATGTACAACTATCGAAACAATATAGTTGAAGCATTAAAAAAAACCTATCCAAAAAAAGATTTAATTGCTATTTATGATAAAAGTGCTGAAAGTTTAGCAAAAAACAATCCCGTATCAAGTACGGGACAAAACAGCTTTACTAACGAATACTTGTATCAAGCCAGCGAACCCAATTTGGTTGGATTAGAAAACAACTGTGCGTTCAATTTAGATTGGATTAATGGTCAAAAAACAGGTTTTTTCTTGGATCAACGTGAAAACAGAAAGTTATTGGGTGAGTTTTCTAAAAACAAAAAAGTACTGAATACCTTTTGTTATTCTGGCGGGTTCTCAGTTTATGCTTTAAAAGCTGGAGCAAAATTGGTTCATTCGGTTGATAGTTCACAAAAAGCAATAGATTTAACCAATCAAAACATCACGTTAAACAAATTAAAAAATCACGAATCCATTACATCTGATACTTTAAGTTTTTTAAAACAAAACACCGAAGATTACGACATTATTATATTAGACCCTCCCGCTTACGCCAAAAGCCAAAAAGCAAAACACAATGCGATACAAGGTTACAAGCGTTTAAACGCTATGGCATTAAAACAAATTAAATCAGGTGGAATTTTGTTTACTTTCTCTTGTTCACAAGTTGTAAACAGAAAATTGTTTTACGATACTATAATGGCTGCAGCTATTGAAGTAGGAAGAAATGTAAAAGTTTTACACCATTTATCACAACCAGCCGATCATCCCGTAAGTATTTTTCATCCTGAAGGAGAATACTTAAAAGGTTTGGTATTGTTCGTGGAATAA
- a CDS encoding spondin domain-containing protein encodes MTLRKFLVVSTLFITIASCKKDVKELPNDLKTTNYKVTFNINWNSTDYPIDYPTNAHFSKLIGWTHQANTEFFKEGTLASEGIRKMAELGATTPLDNEINQRITTGEGLHLYIGNNLGSGVGQIEQLVTVDKNHTAVTLATMLAPSPDWYLAVVNINLFEDDAFVNSKSVVAYVYDAGTDDGTTYNSANTNTYPRRAISYFVSAPLGNDTVVSPAIATVTFTKQ; translated from the coding sequence ATGACTTTGAGAAAATTTCTTGTAGTATCAACACTCTTCATAACCATAGCAAGTTGTAAAAAGGATGTAAAAGAATTACCCAACGATTTAAAAACAACTAACTACAAAGTAACTTTTAATATTAATTGGAACAGTACAGATTACCCCATTGATTATCCAACAAATGCTCATTTTTCTAAACTCATTGGCTGGACTCATCAAGCCAATACCGAATTTTTTAAGGAAGGTACATTAGCCTCAGAAGGTATTCGTAAAATGGCAGAATTGGGAGCTACTACTCCACTCGACAATGAAATAAATCAGCGAATTACCACAGGAGAAGGCTTACATTTATATATTGGCAACAATCTAGGTTCAGGAGTTGGTCAAATAGAACAACTTGTTACCGTAGATAAAAACCACACAGCTGTTACTTTAGCAACCATGCTAGCTCCAAGTCCCGATTGGTATTTGGCAGTTGTAAACATTAATCTTTTTGAAGATGACGCATTTGTAAATTCCAAAAGTGTTGTAGCTTATGTTTATGATGCTGGAACCGACGACGGCACAACATACAATTCTGCCAATACAAACACTTATCCTCGTAGAGCCATTTCTTATTTTGTAAGTGCACCTCTTGGTAACGATACTGTTGTATCTCCAGCTATTGCAACCGTTACTTTTACTAAGCAATAA
- a CDS encoding TIGR04141 family sporadically distributed protein: MALENIKFNLKIFSIDKLYYEFQGKNNDEIIDIIKENHKNQIHAKQTDFSIVKPSLESFETGDFKFYTYCYNQPKNQNYWKLFLPEELIKEQNFDVLEFSFVLFIIYKSNIYCVIGGSGINVIKKFIDPYFGIDLYQYFAKPNDDISLVMNTRGVTGNLSERSDTYNYNQSVNDSLDYSEIPKKIKIIVRKDLREGIFKKYKLSNDMAIMEIGSYFCLKKKLNFEELKQLIVDIHAIKQDNSNYTQLSLFNKVSDEKLLIELDNYLKDRIVEDILLHSNNNKLYLLNDDIIELVNNNKIEKFYECDKFKIRFKKKRKVNDQVINDRNNLYYECTRFIYNDIDNINDRFKIKTDLLRLSITGIINEKESTFGTFYSHINAEIPYQNKKYFRIDNQWFYLENKFIEQIKKEAINYFQLYKLEEKILNAWHEDLDEDSYNKSHNHQNYYVFDKVIKENIELCDILYINEDNLYLIHVKDEFNTQMRNLSSQIILSAKRLWNDLNNISGSNYFIKTIELYNLRNPKNKLDAQDLFDKISKNKLKVNFVMAYNNRAYKNKTSIEKIEVSESSIAKFSVVQTIKEILVFKRFLIKIIDISEIK; encoded by the coding sequence ATGGCATTAGAGAATATAAAATTTAATCTTAAAATTTTTTCAATCGATAAACTATATTATGAATTCCAAGGTAAGAATAATGACGAAATAATTGATATTATTAAGGAAAATCACAAAAACCAAATACATGCTAAACAAACTGATTTTTCAATTGTAAAACCATCTTTAGAAAGTTTTGAAACAGGAGATTTTAAATTTTATACCTATTGTTATAATCAACCAAAAAATCAAAATTATTGGAAATTATTTCTTCCAGAGGAGTTGATAAAAGAACAAAATTTTGATGTTTTAGAATTTTCATTTGTGCTTTTTATCATATATAAGAGTAATATTTATTGTGTGATTGGAGGTAGTGGAATAAATGTAATTAAGAAATTTATAGACCCTTACTTCGGGATTGATTTATATCAATACTTTGCCAAACCAAATGATGATATATCTCTAGTAATGAATACAAGAGGTGTAACTGGAAATTTATCTGAAAGATCTGACACCTATAATTATAACCAATCTGTTAATGATTCACTAGACTACTCAGAAATACCTAAGAAAATAAAAATAATAGTTAGAAAAGACTTGCGAGAAGGTATTTTTAAAAAATATAAATTAAGCAACGATATGGCAATTATGGAGATAGGGTCATATTTCTGCTTAAAAAAGAAACTTAATTTTGAGGAATTAAAACAATTAATCGTAGATATCCATGCTATAAAACAAGACAACTCTAATTATACTCAACTTTCTCTTTTTAACAAAGTTAGTGATGAGAAACTACTAATTGAATTAGATAATTACTTAAAAGACCGAATTGTTGAAGACATTCTTCTACATTCAAATAATAATAAACTGTATCTATTAAATGATGATATAATAGAATTAGTAAATAATAATAAAATTGAAAAATTCTATGAATGCGATAAATTTAAAATACGCTTTAAAAAGAAAAGAAAAGTAAATGATCAAGTTATTAATGATAGAAATAATTTATATTATGAGTGTACTAGATTCATATATAATGATATTGATAATATTAATGATAGATTTAAAATTAAAACTGATTTATTAAGATTAAGTATTACAGGTATAATCAATGAAAAGGAATCAACATTTGGAACCTTCTATTCACACATTAATGCTGAAATTCCATACCAAAATAAAAAATATTTTAGAATAGATAATCAATGGTTTTATCTCGAAAATAAATTTATTGAGCAAATAAAAAAAGAGGCTATTAATTATTTTCAACTTTACAAATTGGAAGAAAAAATATTAAATGCTTGGCACGAAGATTTGGATGAAGATTCTTATAATAAATCACATAATCACCAAAACTATTACGTATTTGACAAAGTTATAAAAGAAAATATAGAGCTTTGCGATATATTGTATATTAATGAGGATAATCTATATTTAATCCATGTAAAGGACGAATTTAACACACAGATGAGAAATCTTTCCAGTCAGATAATTCTCTCTGCAAAAAGATTATGGAATGATCTAAATAATATTTCTGGAAGTAATTATTTTATAAAAACAATAGAATTATATAATCTTAGAAATCCTAAAAATAAGTTGGATGCTCAAGATCTTTTTGATAAAATTTCAAAAAATAAATTAAAGGTTAATTTTGTTATGGCATATAATAATCGTGCCTATAAAAATAAAACATCTATTGAAAAGATTGAAGTTAGTGAATCTAGTATTGCTAAATTTTCAGTTGTACAAACAATTAAAGAAATTTTGGTTTTTAAAAGGTTTTTAATTAAAATAATTGATATCTCGGAAATAAAATAA
- the tpx gene encoding thiol peroxidase: MTQITLKGNTLNTIGSLPAVGSVAKDFKLTATDLSTKTLADFKGQKLVLNIFPSVDTGTCAASVRNFNKEAANLTNTKVLCISRDLPFAQKRFCGAEGIENVVMLSDFNTGSFGKDYGLIMIDGALSGLLSRSIVVIDENGVVKYTEQVAETTEEPNYQAALNNL, translated from the coding sequence ATGACTCAAATTACTTTAAAAGGCAACACATTAAATACAATTGGAAGCTTACCAGCAGTTGGTTCTGTAGCAAAAGATTTTAAATTAACAGCAACAGATTTAAGCACTAAAACCTTAGCCGACTTCAAAGGACAAAAATTAGTATTAAACATTTTTCCAAGTGTTGATACTGGAACTTGTGCTGCATCTGTAAGAAATTTTAATAAAGAAGCTGCCAACCTAACCAATACTAAAGTGCTATGTATTTCAAGAGATTTGCCATTTGCACAAAAAAGATTTTGTGGTGCTGAAGGAATTGAAAACGTGGTAATGCTTTCTGATTTTAATACGGGTTCTTTTGGAAAAGACTACGGTTTAATTATGATTGATGGTGCTTTAAGTGGATTACTATCTAGAAGTATTGTAGTAATTGACGAAAATGGCGTGGTAAAATATACCGAGCAAGTAGCTGAAACAACTGAAGAACCAAACTATCAAGCAGCATTAAACAACTTATAA
- a CDS encoding serine hydrolase, with amino-acid sequence MEKLYFLLLVLFVTNKSTNAQTLYFPPNTGNTWDTIAPSSLNWCQDSIDALYQYLDTSLTDAFIVLKDGKIVLEKYFGNYTADSLHVWYSAGKSLRATLVGIAQKDGLLNINDKTSDYLGTGFTSLAIPQEDNITIWHQLTMTTGLDENNFSCTSPSCLTYVADAGTRWAYHNSPYNLLENVLTTASGQGLTVYTNQKIKNKIGMSSGFWFPFGDNNFYFSKARDMARFGLLTLNKGMWGSTVVLDDSLYYYQMLNSSQNINPAYGYLWWLNGKSSFIAPGSTTSYPFAIAPNSPADMFTAAGSQGQYISISPNQNMVVIRQGEANVNDLASFALLDNVWFKLMNMSCGTTNINSFDVDKINIYPNPANNMLYIKGLKQTNGEIIITLTDVTGKIVKTVKNQVELQLNNLEKGIYFLSITGNNFKKVEKIVLQ; translated from the coding sequence ATGGAAAAACTGTACTTCCTACTTTTAGTTTTATTTGTAACCAACAAATCTACCAACGCTCAAACGCTTTATTTTCCTCCAAACACAGGTAATACATGGGATACGATTGCACCATCATCGTTAAACTGGTGTCAAGATAGTATTGATGCCTTGTACCAATATTTAGACACATCACTAACCGATGCTTTTATTGTATTGAAGGACGGCAAAATTGTACTGGAAAAATACTTTGGCAACTATACAGCCGATAGTTTACACGTTTGGTATTCGGCAGGCAAAAGTTTAAGAGCTACATTGGTTGGCATTGCTCAAAAAGATGGTCTGCTTAACATTAACGACAAAACTTCCGATTACTTAGGAACTGGATTTACCAGCTTAGCCATTCCTCAAGAAGATAACATTACCATTTGGCATCAACTTACCATGACAACTGGCTTAGACGAAAACAATTTTTCGTGTACCTCTCCAAGTTGCTTAACCTATGTTGCTGATGCAGGAACCCGATGGGCTTACCACAATAGTCCTTACAATCTATTAGAGAACGTTCTTACCACTGCTTCTGGTCAGGGATTAACCGTTTATACCAATCAAAAAATTAAAAACAAAATTGGTATGAGTAGCGGCTTTTGGTTTCCGTTTGGAGACAATAACTTCTATTTTAGTAAAGCACGAGACATGGCTCGTTTTGGCTTGTTAACTTTGAATAAAGGAATGTGGGGCTCAACAGTTGTACTAGACGATTCGTTGTATTACTATCAAATGCTCAACAGCTCGCAAAATATAAACCCTGCTTATGGTTATTTGTGGTGGTTAAACGGAAAATCTTCGTTTATTGCTCCAGGATCAACTACATCTTACCCTTTTGCCATTGCTCCAAACTCCCCAGCAGACATGTTTACTGCTGCTGGCTCGCAAGGACAATACATCAGTATTTCGCCAAACCAAAATATGGTGGTAATCAGACAAGGAGAAGCAAATGTTAATGATTTGGCTTCTTTTGCTTTATTGGATAACGTTTGGTTTAAATTAATGAACATGTCTTGTGGCACAACCAACATCAATAGTTTTGATGTAGATAAAATAAACATTTATCCTAACCCTGCCAACAACATGCTTTATATTAAAGGGTTAAAGCAAACAAACGGTGAGATAATAATTACTCTGACTGATGTTACTGGAAAAATAGTAAAAACAGTCAAAAATCAAGTTGAATTACAGCTCAACAACCTTGAAAAAGGCATTTACTTTTTATCCATAACAGGCAACAACTTTAAAAAAGTAGAGAAAATTGTGTTGCAATAA
- a CDS encoding transposase, with product MEKFQNKYRIPSARLKGYDYGSHGLYFVTICTKEKIHYFGNIVETHDYASPIIDTNPVETDDCLSPNKANLKTDNYLSLQEHKNIKQTHNHASLRETEIGKVAREFWQQIPQHFPFVELDEFIVMPNHVHGIIFINKPEETTWIPNNFGSQSRNLASIIRGYKASVKRFANQNNIEFDWQSRYHDRIIRNYNELDNIREYIINNPIKWSTDEYYDTI from the coding sequence ATGGAAAAATTTCAAAACAAATATCGAATTCCTTCAGCCCGTTTAAAAGGGTATGACTACGGATCACACGGTTTGTATTTTGTTACCATTTGCACCAAAGAAAAAATCCATTATTTCGGAAACATCGTAGAGACGCATGATTATGCGTCTCCAATCATTGATACCAACCCAGTAGAGACGGACGATTGTCTGTCTCCAAACAAAGCCAATTTAAAGACAGATAATTATCTGTCTCTACAGGAACATAAAAACATCAAACAGACGCATAATCATGCGTCTCTACGGGAAACGGAAATTGGAAAAGTTGCTCGTGAATTTTGGCAACAAATCCCTCAACATTTTCCTTTTGTTGAATTGGACGAATTTATTGTAATGCCCAACCATGTTCATGGAATTATATTTATTAATAAACCAGAAGAAACAACATGGATTCCAAATAATTTTGGCTCACAATCACGAAACCTTGCCTCAATTATTCGGGGCTATAAAGCATCTGTAAAACGATTTGCCAACCAAAACAATATCGAATTTGATTGGCAAAGTCGCTATCACGACAGAATAATTAGAAATTATAATGAATTAGATAATATTCGTGAATACATTATTAATAACCCAATAAAATGGTCTACCGATGAATATTACGATACTATCTAA
- a CDS encoding MOSC domain-containing protein: MKIVSTNIGNKVSFEWNGKTVETGIFKKPVNVPIFLGKTDVEKDVVCDRENHGGIDKACYFYGANHYSFWKEKYPNLKFEFGMFGENITLDNIDETIIRIGNIYQVGNAIVQISEPRIPCFKLGHKFNDQLVIKEFINSSYSGFYVRILKEGTVTVGDEFKLIEQNNNDFSVEDAFSLLSYNKNNQLLLEMLKNEPLLGNEYRKSILKRI; the protein is encoded by the coding sequence ATGAAAATTGTTTCTACTAATATTGGAAACAAAGTTTCGTTCGAATGGAACGGAAAAACGGTAGAAACGGGCATTTTTAAAAAGCCAGTTAATGTTCCTATCTTTTTAGGTAAAACCGATGTTGAAAAAGATGTAGTTTGTGATAGAGAAAACCACGGTGGAATTGACAAAGCGTGTTATTTTTATGGAGCCAATCATTACTCTTTTTGGAAAGAAAAATATCCAAACCTAAAATTTGAATTTGGGATGTTTGGCGAAAATATTACGCTTGACAACATTGACGAAACCATTATTCGAATTGGAAATATTTATCAAGTTGGAAATGCCATTGTTCAAATTTCTGAACCACGAATTCCCTGTTTTAAATTGGGACACAAGTTTAACGACCAATTGGTAATTAAAGAATTTATAAATTCATCCTATTCGGGTTTTTACGTTAGAATTTTAAAAGAAGGCACTGTAACTGTTGGAGATGAATTTAAACTAATCGAACAAAATAATAACGATTTTTCGGTTGAAGATGCCTTTAGTTTATTGTCGTACAACAAAAACAATCAGCTTTTATTGGAAATGCTAAAAAATGAACCCTTATTAGGTAATGAGTATAGGAAATCAATATTAAAACGAATTTAA
- a CDS encoding VOC family protein: MQPIIDHIQITVKNLKTAELFYDKLMPILGFDIAKKSKGTVKAHDFEVVEYFHPLLIFAINSPREAFKNDTIHRRKPGALHHLAFKVGSKTEVDELYPLIKSIGADIVNPPQLYPQHGEHYYALFFKDLEGIKYEIVYDAGRDA; encoded by the coding sequence ATGCAACCCATTATCGACCACATACAAATAACCGTTAAAAATCTTAAAACTGCCGAGTTGTTTTACGACAAACTCATGCCTATTTTAGGTTTTGACATCGCCAAAAAATCGAAAGGAACGGTTAAAGCACACGATTTTGAAGTGGTAGAATATTTTCATCCCTTGCTCATTTTTGCCATCAACTCGCCACGAGAAGCATTTAAAAACGATACCATTCACCGCCGAAAACCTGGAGCATTACACCATTTGGCTTTTAAAGTAGGTTCTAAAACAGAAGTGGATGAACTTTATCCCTTAATTAAAAGCATTGGAGCCGATATTGTCAATCCGCCACAACTTTACCCACAACACGGCGAACATTACTATGCCCTTTTCTTTAAAGATTTAGAAGGCATTAAGTATGAAATTGTGTACGATGCTGGTAGAGACGCATGA